The nucleotide window TCAGGGTCGGGCCGGCCGAGGGGTAGTCGCCGGGACCGTCGAAGGTCGGGTCGGTCAGGAAGCGCAGGCCGCCGTACTCGAAGAGGGCGGTCGGGCCGCCGAGAACGCGGACCGGGAACTGGTCGGTCGTTGCGGAGAGAGCGGAGAGAGAAGACACGACGTACCTCACGGATAGAGTGCTTGCGAACCGTGAGGCGACTGTAGTCATTTCTCATGGATGCTTGCAATCCGTAGCATGAGAAACATGAAGGAGTCAGTGACGGAGGAGTCCGCCGTGCCACCCGCACCGGGTGAGGAGGAGCACCCTTGTCTCGCCCTCGCCAACAGCGCTGTGGCGCTGCCCGGCGGGCACGTGGTGGATCTCCTGGGGAGCCCTGCGCAGGCCAACCACTGGTTGACGCAACGCGGTCTCGCTCCGGTCGACGCCGGCATGCGGGACATGTGCGCGTCGCAGTTGCGGTCGATGCGCGAACAGATCAGGTCGCTGCTCGCCTCGCGCGCCGAAGGGCTTCCCGGCCTTCCGGCCGCTGTCGCCGCCGTCAACGACGCCATGGCCCGTGTGTCCACGGCGCCGCTCCTGCGGTGGGACGAGAGGAGCGGCCCCTGCCGGGTGACCCCCCACCCCGTCACGGCGATCCTCGACCATGCCTTGGCCGCCCTCGCCTCCGATGCCGCCGACCTCCTCACCGGCCCCGACGCGGAACGCCTCACCGCCTGCGGCTCGCCGCCCTGCAACCGCTACCTGCTGCGTCATGGCCGCCGCCACTGGTGCTCCACCCGCTGCGGAGACCGCGCCCGCGCCGCCCGCGCCTACGCCCGCCGCACGCGGTCCGGGACGGCATGACGGTCCGGATCGACGGTCCGGCTCGATGGTCCGGTCGCACCCACGTGGCCGCCGGTGGGAGTGAGGGGCGTCACTGCTCGGATCCGATCGGCCTGGCGGTCGACGAGGTCGCCCGTCGGCGCATTGCATGCTGCTGCCGGGACGGGCGAGGGGCAGGAAGCTGTTCACGCGGTGCCGGACTCCCGAGTGGTGGGCTTCCTCCGGTGTGAGGTGTGGGCGAACAGGAACAGCAGTGCCCCGCAGGCTGCGACCAGGGCCCAGCCCGGGCGGGTGGCGTGGGCGAGTTCTGTGGGCTGTGTCGCCGTGACCAGGGCGCCGGCGATGGCGATGCCCAGTGCGGCGCCGAACTGGCGCGCGGTGGAGGTGATTCCGCCGGCCACGGCGGCTCGGGCGGGAGGCAGTGCGCTCACTGCGGTGGTCGTGATCGGGGCGTTCGCGAAGCCGAAGCCGATGCCGATGAGCAGGTAGGCCAGCAGGAGCAGGGGGGTGCTCGTGTGCTGGTTGAGACCGATCAGGCAGAGTCCGCCCGCCGTGACGAAACCGCCGGCCAGGGCGAGCGGGAGCCGTGGTCCCGTGCGGCCGACCAGACCGCCGGACAAGGGCGCGCAGACGGTTGCTCCGACTGCCATCGGCAAGGTGGCCAGCCCGGCCGTCAACGGTGTCCAGCCACGGGCCAGTTGCAGGTAGAAGGTGTTCAGCAGCAGTGCGACGTTCAGGGCCACGAAGACGGCTACGGCGGCCAGGACGGCGCCGGTGAAGCCCGGGTTCCGGAAGAGGCGTGGGTCCATCAGCGGTTCGGGTCTGCGGGATTCGATCCGTACGAACGCGATGGCCGTCATTGCGGTGAGCGCGTACATGGTCAGTGCTGCCGGTGATGCCCAGCCGATGCGTGGGCCTTCGATGAGGGCGCCGACCGACAGGCCGATGGTCAGGGTGAGCAGGGCCTGTCCGGGGAGGTCCGATCGGCGGGCGCGGTGGGCGCGGGACTCGGGTACGAAGACAGCGGTGAGGACGAGCGCGGCCACGACGATCGGTGCGTTGATCCAGAACATGGACCGCCAGCCCAGCGCCTCGATCAGGAAGCCCCCGGTGACGGGGCCGACGGCCATGCTCAGTCCGAAGACCGAGGCCCAGATCCCGATCGCCTGGGCCCGCTCCTTCGGGTTCGGCATCGCGCTCACCACGATCGCGAGCGCCACCGGGCTGAGCATCGAGGCGCCGACTCCCTGGACGGCGCGGGCCGCGATGAGTGTGCCCGCGGAAGGGGCGACCGCGCAGACCAGCGAGGCCGCTCCAAAGACGGCCAGCCCGAGCCGGAACACCCGGCGGCGCCCGAACCGGTCCGCCAGTGCGCCGGACGAGATCAGGAGACTCGCCAGGACGAGGGTGTACGCGTCGACCGTCCACGCCAGGCCCTGCGTCCCCACGTCCAGGCCGCGCCCGATCGCGGGCAGCCCCACGTTGACGATGGTGGTGTCCATGCCCACCAGGAACATGCTCAGGCAGCAGACGGCCAGCACCGTCCAGCGTCTGCGCGCGCTCAAGAGGGGTGGAACGGGGGAAGTCTTCGTGGGCGTGGTGGTCACCGTCTGCCTCTCACGTACGGGAGTCGCTTGCCCGGCAAGAATCCGGCGGGGCGGCGCTCGCGGCCCAGCCTTTTTGCGAAGGCTGCAAAATGGGTGACGTGGACGTGGAACTGGAACAGATCCTTGGCGGCATCGGACCCCGGCTGCGTGCGCTGCGCCTCGACCGCGGACTCACGCTGGAGGCCCTGGCGGCTACGTCCGGGATCTCGGTGAGCACCCTGTCCAGGCTCGAGGCAGGCAAGCGGCGCCCGACCCTCGATCTGCTCATTCCCCTCGCCCGCGAGCACCGCATCGCACTCGACCACCTGGTGGCCGCACCGGCGAGCGGTGATCCCCGTGTGCATCTGGAGCCCCTGCGCAAGGCGCGCGGCAGCACCCTCGTACCCCTGACGCAGTACCCGGGACGGGTCCAGGTGTTCAAGCAGGTGCTGGCTCCGCGCGAGCCGAAACTGGTGACGCACGACGGCTACGAGTGGCTCTACGTCCTCGCGGGCGAGCTGCGGCTCATGCTGGGAGGCGACGAGTTCATCCTCCGGCCCGGAGAGCTGACGGAGTTCGACACCGCGGAACCGCACTGGTTCGGACCCGCGGACACCGGCACGGTGGAGATCCTGCACCTCTTCGGGCCGCGGGGCGATCAAGCCGTCGTACGCGCACGGCCCTCCTCGGGAGCGCCGCCGACGCCGTGACGACCCGCCACGGCCTGTGACGGAATGCCGCCTCAGGCGGGCGGGGCGGGGTGGCGAATGCGGGGATGGCCGGCTCCGTGGCGCCGGGGACGCCGGGAGAGGAGCACACTGGACGTATGGCCCTACCCAGAACGCATCATTGCTCGGTCTGTTCAGACGGTGCCGCATCCGATTCGGTCCTCCACGAGGACCTTGTCATCGGGGCGCCGCTCTCCATGGAAGAGCTCACCGACGCGCAGCGTCTCGATCGGTTCGCGCTCAAGTACGCCCACGACGGTTGCCAGGTCAAAGACGTCCGGCGGGTCCCGCACGACAGTCTGAGCGGTTACGCCTGGTCCGTCACCTTCACCGAGACCGCCTGATCCGTCGCCCACCCGATGGCCCCGGGGAGACGCCCGGGCTGTCCGGGCCGGTGGTTCCGCAGGTATCCGGGCTGGCTGTTGCCGCAGCCCCAGCAGGTCCACCAACCGCCGGCGTTCTCGCTCATCCGGCCTCCGCATTTGCCGCACTGCATGCCGGCTTCCTCCTGGGGTCGGGACTCGCGTCGGCTGCCGCTTCTGCGCTGTTCGTAGGGAGCGTGCCTGTGCGTGTGCCATCCATGCGCGGAGTGTGCACATCTCTACCCCTACGAGGGGCATGACTGTCTGCTCTTGACGGTGCTAGCGCCGTTCTCGCCCCGGGATGCGTCCAGGGGCGGCCGGGCGCACCGTGGAGACATGTCAGGTCACCCGCCCGTCATCGTTCATCCGCCCTCGCCCACCGGAGGGCGGCGGGTGACCGTGCACGGGCAGATCGTCGGGCTGGCGCACGGGCGCGGCGACGTGGCCTCGTTCCTGCGGCGGGCCGGGCTCGCTGCCGGGGCCGGGGAGATCGATCTCGATCAGCCCGAGCTCATCGAATGGCGCGGTGGAGACCTCAACACCTGGGGCGACCCGTGACCCCCCACCCATGCCGCCCTCTTGAGCCCCGATACGTCGCATGCCCCCATGAGCCAGGGATGCGAGGCGCGGTGTGGGGGCCTCACCCGTCCGGGTGCCGCCGAGTGGCTGCCCGGGTCGGGCGCGGGCAGCGTCGGTTCTGAATCTGCAGGACGTTGACGCAGGTCATCTGCAGAACGTTGGTGCAGGTCGGAATCGATGCAGGCCCATCCGCAGGCCGAAGAGCCTGCGCGGCGAAGGAGTCCCCATGGCACAGTCAGCACCCACGCCCGGCACCTCGCGGCGGACGGACGTCGGCAGCAACGGCGGCGGTGGATGGGCGGCCGGCGGAACGATGTTCGCTGGTGTCCTGCTCGTCGTGGACGGCTTCCTCTCCGTCGTGAAGGGCATCGCGGGCATCGCGTCCGACGACGTGTACGCCCGCGTCAACAACTACGTCTTCAAGTTCGACGTGTCCGCCTGGGGCTGGATCCACCTCATCCTCGGTGTGATCCTCCTGTTCGTCGGCTGGGGCATTCTGCAGGGCGCCGGATGGGCCCGCGGTGCGGGCGTCGGACTCGCCTCGCTCAGCATCATCACCAACTTCGTCTGGCTGCCGTACCAGCCGGTGTGGGCCATCGTC belongs to Streptomyces finlayi and includes:
- a CDS encoding CGNR zinc finger domain-containing protein, translated to MKESVTEESAVPPAPGEEEHPCLALANSAVALPGGHVVDLLGSPAQANHWLTQRGLAPVDAGMRDMCASQLRSMREQIRSLLASRAEGLPGLPAAVAAVNDAMARVSTAPLLRWDERSGPCRVTPHPVTAILDHALAALASDAADLLTGPDAERLTACGSPPCNRYLLRHGRRHWCSTRCGDRARAARAYARRTRSGTA
- a CDS encoding MFS transporter, with translation MSARRRWTVLAVCCLSMFLVGMDTTIVNVGLPAIGRGLDVGTQGLAWTVDAYTLVLASLLISSGALADRFGRRRVFRLGLAVFGAASLVCAVAPSAGTLIAARAVQGVGASMLSPVALAIVVSAMPNPKERAQAIGIWASVFGLSMAVGPVTGGFLIEALGWRSMFWINAPIVVAALVLTAVFVPESRAHRARRSDLPGQALLTLTIGLSVGALIEGPRIGWASPAALTMYALTAMTAIAFVRIESRRPEPLMDPRLFRNPGFTGAVLAAVAVFVALNVALLLNTFYLQLARGWTPLTAGLATLPMAVGATVCAPLSGGLVGRTGPRLPLALAGGFVTAGGLCLIGLNQHTSTPLLLLAYLLIGIGFGFANAPITTTAVSALPPARAAVAGGITSTARQFGAALGIAIAGALVTATQPTELAHATRPGWALVAACGALLFLFAHTSHRRKPTTRESGTA
- a CDS encoding XRE family transcriptional regulator, translated to MGDVDVELEQILGGIGPRLRALRLDRGLTLEALAATSGISVSTLSRLEAGKRRPTLDLLIPLAREHRIALDHLVAAPASGDPRVHLEPLRKARGSTLVPLTQYPGRVQVFKQVLAPREPKLVTHDGYEWLYVLAGELRLMLGGDEFILRPGELTEFDTAEPHWFGPADTGTVEILHLFGPRGDQAVVRARPSSGAPPTP
- a CDS encoding DUF7144 family membrane protein, which encodes MAQSAPTPGTSRRTDVGSNGGGGWAAGGTMFAGVLLVVDGFLSVVKGIAGIASDDVYARVNNYVFKFDVSAWGWIHLILGVILLFVGWGILQGAGWARGAGVGLASLSIITNFVWLPYQPVWAIVSIAIDVFVIWALCTDRSKPAV